GCCCGTCGAGATCGACTGAGGCGGGGCGTGGTCACGGCGCCGGCAACGGCACCACCTCCACCCCGAGGGCGAGCGCCCGCACGCCCTCGCCCGGGTACCACAGGGTGCGCGAGCGGTAGACGCCGCGCCAGGGCGCCCGCAGCACCTCGGTGAAGCCGCGCGGGACGTCGAGCAGCCACAGCTCCCTCACGCCGCCGGCCGCGTAGAGCGGCGCCCGCTCCTCGTGCGTCTCGCGTCCGCGCACGACCTCCGCGACGAGCAGCGCCGCGGCCCCGTCGTAGGAGCCGCCCACGCCCAGGGGCTGACCGGCCCGGCGCCCCGCCGCCGGGAACACCGCGACGTCGGCCCTCAGCAGGTCCCACGGGCCCAGGCGCAGCGGCGCGGCGTGCACGGCCGTGCCGCCGGCGCGGAGGACGGCGTCGCCGCGGAGCTGCGCGCCGAGGTGCGCGAGGACGGCCGTCTCCCGGGGCGAGGGCGCGCGTCCGGGGCGCACGCGGCCGCCGACGAGCTCCGCCCGCGGACCCTCCGCCAGGGCCCCGGCCCGCGACGCGGCCAGGAAC
This window of the Trueperaceae bacterium genome carries:
- a CDS encoding Uma2 family endonuclease, coding for MRGARLPQVTVAAFLAASRAGALAEGPRAELVGGRVRPGRAPSPRETAVLAHLGAQLRGDAVLRAGGTAVHAAPLRLGPWDLLRADVAVFPAAGRRAGQPLGVGGSYDGAAALLVAEVVRGRETHEERAPLYAAGGVRELWLLDVPRGFTEVLRAPWRGVYRSRTLWYPGEGVRALALGVEVVPLPAP